The Candidatus Gracilibacteria bacterium genome has a window encoding:
- the dnaN gene encoding DNA polymerase III subunit beta — protein sequence MHIELPSDKLFEAIKTVSHAITNSPTTPILENVLLKVTNEKMVVVANNLEMAIEYTITDDLKVVEPGDITVSHRFIASYLNLLEPTQLTIKTDTGNTLQFIVQKNKTRHKGLSAEEFPMIPMVRQDTHCTLSSDILKRAFNKTLFSCASGNIRPTLAGVCIQVYPTHITFASTDSFRLSEYRYTTATSVDKKISIILPTRSANEISKTLPDDTSVEIFFADNQILVVYDHIKIYSRLLNGHFPDYANFFPKNTSIHALVDRENLIRGLRQVSLIARENNFNVKMSLEKSGIIQLESGDTEIGNSEIEITADVQGSEQVGLNATYFIEALQVIPQEEVRIGFETSLSPILLHGANSDTQEEEFRHIIMPLKI from the coding sequence ATGCACATAGAACTCCCTTCCGATAAGCTCTTTGAAGCCATCAAAACCGTCTCTCATGCTATCACAAATTCTCCGACGACACCTATCCTAGAAAATGTCCTTCTCAAGGTCACGAATGAGAAAATGGTCGTGGTCGCAAATAACCTCGAGATGGCTATCGAATACACTATTACAGATGATTTGAAAGTTGTCGAACCAGGGGATATCACGGTGTCTCATCGTTTTATCGCGTCCTACCTCAACTTGCTCGAACCAACACAACTCACCATCAAAACTGACACAGGAAATACGCTCCAGTTTATCGTACAAAAAAACAAAACACGCCACAAAGGACTCAGTGCAGAGGAGTTTCCGATGATACCGATGGTTCGACAAGATACTCATTGTACTCTCTCATCTGATATTCTCAAACGCGCTTTCAATAAGACTCTTTTTTCTTGTGCAAGTGGCAATATCCGTCCGACGCTTGCTGGGGTTTGTATCCAGGTCTATCCGACACATATTACATTTGCTTCAACTGATAGTTTCCGACTTTCAGAATATCGCTACACGACAGCGACATCTGTCGATAAAAAAATCTCAATCATTCTCCCGACACGAAGTGCTAATGAGATATCAAAGACTCTTCCTGATGATACCTCGGTAGAGATATTTTTTGCCGATAATCAGATACTCGTTGTCTATGACCATATCAAGATCTATTCTCGCCTGCTCAATGGTCACTTCCCAGACTATGCAAATTTCTTTCCAAAAAATACCAGCATCCATGCTCTTGTCGACCGAGAGAATCTCATCAGGTGACTCAGACAAGTGAGTCTGATTGCACGAGAAAATAATTTTAATGTCAAAATGTCTCTCGAAAAATCAGGAATAATACAACTCGAAAGTGGAGATACCGAAATCGGTAATAGCGAAATAGAAATCACTGCTGATGTCCAAGGTTCAGAACAGGTCGGACTCAATGCCACTTATTTTATCGAAGCGCTGCAGGTTATTCCGCAAGAAGAAGTTCGCATTTGATTTGAGACAAGCTTATCTCCTATCCTCTTGCATGGAGCCAATAGTGATACTCAGGAAGAAGAATTCCGACACATCATCATGCCACTCAAGATATAA
- the groL gene encoding chaperonin GroEL (60 kDa chaperone family; promotes refolding of misfolded polypeptides especially under stressful conditions; forms two stacked rings of heptamers to form a barrel-shaped 14mer; ends can be capped by GroES; misfolded proteins enter the barrel where they are refolded when GroES binds), with protein MTKKQVIFGDVGRLRMLDGMKKLHDAVAGTLGPKGRNVVFSKSYGPPQVANDGVTIAKEFDLEDPVENMGAELIKDVASKTNDAAGDGTTTATVLTYAMIAEGLREIRSGINAIELKNGMRLAAAEVTKELVAQSRPVTTSEEIASVATISAQNAEAGQIIAEAMDKVKRDGVITIEEGKTFGMTVTITEGMQFKSGYISPYMITDTEKMEARYADIPVLITDKKISSTKDIIKLLEALLQSGKREMVIIAEDIDSEALTTVVLNKLKGVFSILAIKAPGFGERRKENLADIALLTGASVVSEEIGLKLEHVGLEVLGKIDSITATKETTTIVATQADKSEIEHRIVEIRRMIDKTDSAYDSEKMKERLARLGSGVAVIKVGAATEVEMKELKLRLEDALNSTRAAVEEGIVPGGGVALLKAGKILDKFKAPNSDQQIGVEIVKRALKYPTQKIAENAGQEGSVIINKILEHKEFQYGYDAAKNEFTDLVAAGIIDPTKVPRTALENATSIAGMFLTTEAVIYEVPGTKESPMGGGMGGMGGMGGMGMM; from the coding sequence ATGACAAAAAAACAAGTAATATTTGGAGACGTTGGTCGTCTCAGAATGCTCGATGGAATGAAAAAGCTCCATGATGCAGTCGCTGGTACTCTCGGTCCAAAAGGCCGCAATGTGGTCTTTTCAAAAAGCTATGGGCCTCCACAAGTAGCCAATGATGGTGTGACAATTGCAAAAGAATTTGATCTCGAGGATCCTGTCGAAAATATGGGTGCTGAACTTATCAAAGACGTTGCCAGTAAAACTAACGATGCCGCAGGAGATGGTACTACGACTGCGACTGTTTTGACCTATGCTATGATTGCTGAATGACTTCGAGAGATTCGTTCTGGTATCAATGCTATAGAACTCAAAAATGGTATGCGACTCGCTGCTGCTGAGGTGACGAAAGAACTCGTGGCGCAGTCTCGTCCTGTCACGACGTCTGAAGAGATCGCTTCCGTGGCGACCATCTCTGCTCAAAACGCTGAGGCGGGTCAGATCATCGCTGAAGCAATGGATAAGGTCAAACGCGATGGAGTGATCACTATCGAAGAAGGGAAGACCTTTGGAATGACAGTTACCATCACAGAAGGAATGCAATTTAAGTCAGGATATATCTCACCGTATATGATTACTGATACGGAGAAGATGGAAGCGCGCTACGCTGATATCCCAGTGCTGATTACTGATAAAAAAATTAGTTCTACCAAGGACATCATCAAACTCCTCGAAGCACTGCTCCAATCAGGCAAGAGAGAAATGGTCATTATCGCTGAAGATATCGATTCAGAAGCACTTACGACAGTCGTTCTCAATAAGCTCAAAGGTGTTTTCTCTATCCTCGCTATCAAGGCACCAGGTTTTGGAGAACGTCGAAAAGAAAATCTTGCCGATATCGCACTGCTCACGGGTGCTTCCGTCGTCTCTGAAGAGATAGGACTCAAGCTCGAACATGTCGGTCTCGAAGTTCTCGGTAAAATCGATTCTATCACCGCTACGAAAGAAACGACAACCATCGTTGCAACGCAGGCAGATAAATCTGAGATAGAGCATCGTATCGTCGAAATCCGTCGTATGATCGATAAGACTGACTCTGCGTATGATAGTGAAAAAATGAAAGAACGTCTTGCTCGACTCGGTTCTGGTGTCGCTGTCATCAAAGTAGGTGCTGCGACAGAAGTAGAAATGAAAGAACTGAAACTTCGTCTCGAAGATGCGCTCAACTCTACTCGTGCTGCGGTCGAAGAGGGGATTGTGCCTGGTGGAGGCGTAGCACTTCTCAAGGCGGGTAAGATACTCGATAAATTCAAAGCTCCAAACAGTGATCAACAAATCGGTGTCGAGATCGTGAAGCGAGCGCTCAAATATCCAACGCAAAAGATTGCTGAAAATGCTGGTCAAGAAGGTTCTGTGATTATCAATAAAATTCTTGAACACAAAGAATTTCAGTACGGTTATGATGCGGCAAAAAATGAATTTACTGATCTCGTCGCTGCCGGTATCATCGATCCGACGAAAGTCCCACGCACAGCTCTCGAAAATGCTACTTCTATTGCAGGCATGTTCCTAACAACAGAAGCCGTTATCTACGAAGTCCCAGGTACCAAAGAATCGCCTATGGGTGGTGGTATGTGAGGTATGGGATGAATGGGTGGTATGGGGATGATGTAA
- a CDS encoding co-chaperone GroES: protein MATIIPLQDRIVLRKMEAKKETASGILLPREQNDSPNMFLVESVGPKVAEKLGYDLKPGDKVLKGQYSGDDIKIEGEDNLTIVAAEYILAKVESE, encoded by the coding sequence ATGGCAACGATTATCCCACTCCAAGATCGTATCGTACTCAGAAAAATGGAAGCAAAAAAAGAAACTGCTTCCGGTATCCTCCTGCCTCGCGAACAAAATGACAGTCCAAATATGTTTCTCGTAGAATCTGTAGGTCCAAAGGTTGCAGAGAAACTTGGTTATGATCTCAAACCAGGAGATAAAGTCCTCAAAGGACAATATTCGGGTGACGATATCAAGATAGAAGGAGAAGACAATCTCACGATCGTCGCAGCAGAGTATATTCTCGCGAAAGTAGAAAGCGAGTAA
- the rpsB gene encoding 30S ribosomal protein S2: protein MSLIKDMLHHAVHIGSDTRHWSPTMKPYIHGVQNGIHVFDLTKTEKMLAEMKTALSEFCKSGKELLIVGSKVQVQKIAEDLALKTGHSSVTSVWVPGLLTNYATIKKQVREYNKIQKDIETGEINRLSKKEKAMVMTRLARLQKRYEGIKEMKKCPDGIFVIDGHYEAQAIKEANVLNIPVFALLGTTGQPKLCTHFIPGNVNNLKSITFIIDELADAMKKTERPVSAATKMNKKSEVKTEEAQEVEAPATETAE, encoded by the coding sequence ATGTCTCTCATAAAAGACATGCTGCACCACGCAGTACATATCGGTAGTGACACTCGCCATTGGTCACCGACGATGAAGCCCTATATTCATGGGGTACAAAATGGCATCCATGTTTTTGATCTTACAAAAACTGAAAAAATGCTCGCTGAGATGAAGACAGCTTTGTCTGAATTTTGTAAATCTGGAAAAGAGCTCCTCATCGTAGGAAGCAAAGTCCAGGTCCAAAAAATCGCAGAAGATCTCGCTCTCAAAACTGGTCATTCAAGCGTAACAAGTGTCTGGGTTCCAGGACTCCTCACAAACTACGCAACGATCAAAAAACAAGTTCGCGAATACAACAAAATCCAAAAAGATATCGAAACAGGTGAAATCAATCGTCTCAGCAAAAAAGAAAAAGCGATGGTGATGACGCGACTTGCTCGTCTCCAAAAGCGCTACGAAGGTATCAAAGAGATGAAGAAATGCCCAGACGGTATCTTCGTAATCGATGGTCACTACGAAGCACAGGCAATTAAAGAAGCAAATGTCCTCAATATACCAGTCTTTGCGCTTCTTGGAACAACTGGTCAACCAAAACTCTGTACTCATTTTATTCCTGGAAACGTCAATAATCTGAAGTCTATCACATTTATCATCGATGAACTCGCTGATGCTATGAAAAAGACAGAACGTCCTGTATCTGCAGCAACAAAAATGAATAAAAAGTCAGAAGTAAAAACAGAAGAAGCTCAAGAAGTAGAAGCTCCAGCAACAGAAACAGCTGAATAA
- a CDS encoding class IV adenylate cyclase, whose amino-acid sequence MAHSNIEIKAKSENQEKIREILKSKNAFFKGLDHQIDTYFNVNHGRLKLREGNIENYLVQYQRENKKGPKQSDFTLFEPGSKSSLKEILIKSLGILVVVDKKREIYFIDNVKFHIDIVENLGTFVEIEAIDVDGTIGKEKLLEQCQLYLDLLEISQSDLISVSYSDLLLEKQGK is encoded by the coding sequence ATGGCACATTCCAATATTGAGATTAAAGCAAAATCAGAAAATCAAGAAAAAATACGAGAAATCTTAAAGTCAAAGAATGCTTTTTTTAAAGGTCTAGACCACCAAATTGATACATACTTCAACGTAAATCATGGGCGGCTCAAGCTCAGAGAAGGTAATATCGAAAACTATCTTGTCCAATATCAAAGAGAGAATAAAAAATGACCAAAACAGTCAGATTTTACCTTGTTTGAGCCAGGCTCAAAATCGTCACTCAAAGAAATTCTCATTAAATCGCTTGGCATACTCGTCGTCGTGGACAAAAAAAGGGAAATTTATTTTATCGATAACGTAAAATTTCATATCGATATCGTGGAGAACCTCGGAACATTTGTGGAAATAGAAGCTATCGATGTCGATGGTACCATCGGGAAAGAAAAACTCCTGGAACAATGCCAGCTATACCTTGATTTATTAGAAATTTCTCAGAGTGACCTAATCTCGGTGTCTTATAGTGATTTGTTACTAGAAAAACAAGGTAAGTAA
- a CDS encoding S-layer homology domain-containing protein, producing MKKSFLLFSLFSFIFSLGITFGYSSEDTSNANYLADQGVITQQTIASKYRLDDKILRQEVIAMALKIKGIAIPTNTACKKYFADATKNDWVCRAVELAADNGIITRSNRYANPGKYVTRAEALAMMMKAGGMNGSLSESETSSSYDTPYIFDDANEWQSDIIKKSLIRNIIAPYTYNQSVKDPGMYDYMVHVAFYPNRLATRAEVFAFAKNIIENSSIQSYEGFTADFGGDVDISEGWYGFGDLGDLENTPVRDYHITIQPRKSAIIFGDQLMLDVLGKKYWNGNIYYTTMLSGMCYTGRLIFLTDEYIITASGACNQTIKEVESALRSVSFDLTAQSRALQNKDVLMQYYKILGGGTLPQAYEMRSPSGVSLETFTSWYKNTESVTFREDTLKDLGNNTYEFLVDIAESGVKSTYKVESKVNLEKFTIDNISSVKI from the coding sequence ATGAAAAAATCGTTCCTCCTTTTTTCTCTCTTCTCTTTTATCTTTTCTCTATGAATAACCTTTGGTTATTCATCTGAAGACACTTCCAATGCAAATTATCTTGCAGATCAAGGCGTTATAACGCAACAAACCATTGCTTCCAAATATCGACTGGATGATAAGATACTGCGACAAGAGGTGATTGCAATGGCATTGAAAATAAAATGAATCGCTATACCAACGAACACTGCTTGCAAGAAATACTTCGCTGATGCAACAAAAAATGACTGGGTGTGTCGAGCAGTAGAGCTCGCTGCTGATAATGGAATTATTACGAGAAGTAATAGATATGCGAATCCAGGAAAATATGTAACACGAGCGGAGGCATTGGCGATGATGATGAAGGCGGGGGGAATGAATGGGAGTCTATCTGAAAGTGAAACATCTTCTTCGTACGATACTCCCTATATCTTCGATGATGCAAACGAGTGGCAATCAGATATCATCAAAAAATCACTCATTAGAAATATCATAGCACCTTATACTTACAATCAATCTGTCAAAGATCCTGGTATGTATGATTATATGGTCCATGTTGCTTTCTATCCTAATCGCCTCGCTACTCGTGCTGAGGTATTCGCGTTTGCGAAGAATATAATTGAGAATTCTTCAATTCAATCGTATGAAGGATTTACTGCTGATTTTTGAGGAGATGTGGATATATCAGAAGGATGGTACTGATTTGGAGATTTGGGGGATTTAGAAAATACTCCAGTACGAGACTACCATATTACTATCCAACCAAGAAAATCAGCTATCATATTTTGAGATCAATTAATGCTAGATGTATTAGGCAAAAAATATTGGAATTGAAATATATATTACACGACCATGCTATCTGGAATGTGTTATACAGGGAGACTTATTTTCTTAACAGATGAATATATTATTACTGCATCATGAGCTTGTAATCAAACAATTAAAGAAGTTGAAAGTGCACTACGTTCAGTTTCATTTGATCTCACAGCTCAGTCAAGAGCATTGCAAAATAAAGATGTATTAATGCAATATTATAAGATTTTATGAGGAGGTACTTTGCCTCAGGCCTACGAAATGCGCTCCCCATCTGGTGTCTCTCTTGAAACATTTACTTCTTGGTATAAAAATACAGAATCTGTCACTTTCCGTGAAGATACCCTGAAAGACCTCGGAAATAATACCTATGAATTCCTTGTGGACATAGCAGAAAGTGGGGTAAAATCAACCTATAAAGTAGAGAGCAAGGTGAATCTCGAGAAATTTACCATTGATAATATCTCATCAGTAAAGATTTAG
- a CDS encoding penicillin-binding protein 2 — protein sequence MHPRFRTFANFIDNLSPVARMILVLGGMGVFCVGIVLTLGKYTLVDHTFYVGLADRQQIRNTELAVNRGTIFGSLDPRRTGYEKEVNTIIATTMIAKDLKIDPSGPCNLDMLEAFLLDIAYRHLCENRSQVSCIDNIMKYTNTFTMPENFIFSKESILAFIAPTVHEQSHRLHKTRIALASGVSAQDMDKLSALLNPGIFIVGDSVYVDPTRFDTSRGVAEVLSILRLDPLALDDALKLRKNRNVDIIEKMEPELSYLVSARISTDAAMIKQQTLPTLLDQEKYLTENTIYKCLKLTDNPVRQYPGGTSLAQVTGFVDGDGIGRLGIEGYFQDLLAGKTGKAEERRDSLGRPIFDEKEEQEVKGVDLYLTIDPNIQNAMMDVLKEGIRTTGANTAAAIVMDPKTGAIRAIGSYPSFDPERPGNADTIMLYDPTQYPDPVFPLLGKVLFKESPAGNVKKIYQNQYVTLQEISKEDEMQIALADPLGVFYIYENQVGLLAHQNIPVTSPYEPGSIFKGITVAIGIDTGEIEPDTMYEDAGSVKIDNFEINDLLKSACQGLHNFRNAINYSCNVGMINIIQRIGMPLFYEYLKRFGFLDITGITLDGENIGTLDTYEKWSRAKLFTMSFGQGIQANMVQMASIYSAFANGGILMQPHTVQKKVYPDGDTVVTEPIPIKRVIGETTAQKVTAMLTESATIGLAKAGRVPGYTLAGKTGTSQIASSKGGFEAGSNGRTNTSYAGFGPSKDPQFVIIVRFDRPRSTQYAEFSAAKAFKDISAFLLEYYGIPPER from the coding sequence ATGCATCCCCGTTTCCGCACTTTCGCAAATTTTATCGATAATCTCTCTCCGGTAGCACGTATGATCCTCGTGCTGGGCGGAATGGGAGTTTTTTGTGTTGGCATCGTGCTGACACTCTGAAAATATACGCTGGTTGATCATACATTTTATGTGTGACTCGCTGACAGGCAACAAATCAGAAATACAGAGCTTGCTGTGAATCGGGGGACTATTTTTGGTTCACTCGATCCCCGACGAACAGGGTATGAGAAAGAGGTGAATACTATTATTGCAACGACTATGATAGCAAAGGACCTCAAAATAGATCCATCAGGCCCCTGTAATCTCGATATGCTCGAAGCATTTTTACTGGATATTGCTTATCGTCATCTCTGTGAAAATCGATCACAAGTAAGCTGTATCGATAATATCATGAAATATACGAATACTTTTACGATGCCAGAGAACTTTATTTTTTCAAAAGAATCGATTCTAGCATTTATCGCTCCAACCGTTCATGAGCAATCACATAGACTTCATAAAACGCGAATTGCTCTTGCGTCTGGTGTTTCTGCTCAAGATATGGATAAGCTCTCTGCTCTCTTAAATCCAGGGATTTTTATCGTGGGAGATAGTGTGTATGTGGATCCGACACGATTTGATACTTCTCGTGGTGTCGCTGAAGTCCTCAGTATATTGCGTCTCGATCCCCTGGCTCTCGATGATGCGCTCAAGCTCCGTAAAAATCGCAATGTTGATATTATCGAAAAAATGGAACCAGAGCTTTCTTATCTGGTTTCTGCGAGGATTTCAACCGATGCAGCTATGATAAAACAGCAGACACTTCCTACACTTCTGGACCAAGAAAAATATCTCACAGAAAACACTATCTATAAATGTCTGAAGCTCACTGATAATCCTGTCCGACAGTATCCTGGAGGCACTTCCCTTGCACAAGTAACTGGGTTTGTCGATGGGGATGGTATTGGTCGGCTCGGAATTGAAGGATATTTTCAGGATCTTCTCGCAGGAAAAACAGGAAAAGCAGAAGAAAGGAGGGATAGTCTCGGACGTCCTATCTTTGATGAAAAAGAAGAACAAGAGGTAAAATGAGTCGATCTCTATCTCACTATCGATCCCAATATACAAAATGCGATGATGGATGTGTTGAAAGAGGGCATACGTACTACGGGGGCAAATACTGCCGCTGCCATCGTGATGGATCCAAAAACAGGAGCTATACGTGCTATAGGGAGCTATCCTTCCTTTGATCCAGAGAGACCAGGAAATGCGGATACTATTATGCTCTATGACCCAACTCAGTATCCGGATCCTGTATTTCCTCTTCTGGGGAAAGTGCTTTTCAAGGAATCTCCTGCCTGAAACGTCAAAAAAATCTATCAAAATCAATATGTTACTCTTCAGGAAATTTCCAAAGAAGATGAGATGCAAATAGCCCTCGCGGATCCACTCGGCGTATTTTATATTTATGAAAATCAAGTAGGGCTCTTAGCACATCAAAATATCCCCGTCACATCACCCTACGAACCAGGAAGTATTTTTAAAGGCATAACAGTGGCGATAGGTATCGATACTGGTGAGATAGAGCCCGATACGATGTATGAGGATGCAGGATCGGTAAAAATTGATAATTTTGAAATCAACGATCTTTTGAAAAGTGCTTGTCAGGGGCTGCATAACTTCCGGAATGCTATTAATTATAGTTGCAATGTCGGTATGATTAACATCATTCAACGTATCGGAATGCCACTTTTTTACGAATATTTAAAAAGGTTCTGATTTTTGGATATCACTGGTATTACATTGGATGGAGAAAATATAGGAACTCTTGATACCTATGAAAAATGGTCACGAGCGAAACTGTTTACGATGTCATTTGGACAAGGTATCCAGGCCAATATGGTACAGATGGCATCCATATATTCTGCTTTTGCGAATGGTGGTATTTTGATGCAACCACATACAGTTCAGAAAAAAGTATATCCTGATGGGGACACTGTCGTCACTGAACCGATACCTATTAAGCGTGTTATCGGTGAAACGACAGCGCAAAAGGTAACAGCGATGTTGACTGAATCGGCTACAATAGGACTTGCCAAAGCGGGAAGAGTACCAGGATATACATTGGCTGGGAAAACGGGTACGTCACAGATTGCGAGTAGCAAATGATGATTTGAAGCAGGTTCCAATGGACGAACCAATACGTCTTATGCAGGATTTTGACCATCCAAAGACCCACAATTTGTTATCATAGTGCGATTTGATCGTCCACGAAGTACGCAATATGCTGAATTCTCTGCTGCTAAGGCATTTAAGGATATTTCGGCGTTTCTTCTAGAGTATTATTGAATTCCTCCTGAGCGATAA
- the tsf gene encoding translation elongation factor Ts, translating to MVTLELIKQLRDATGVSITECKKALEETGGNIDAAIDELRKKGIAKAGKRADNATHEGRIIIRTEGNKAYIASLTCETDFVARTDNFTGFINELLDALVKAGSVEAAKEAFTPRMSDIIQQTGENVVFGPLDIVEAPVIGTYVHSNSKVAAIVTAQAGTDEEKVRQVAMHTVATNPNALRVSDFPADVIAHEREVQLDMMKQDPKNAGKPEDILAHIIEGKMKKFVEEGTLMTQPFVVNPEVTIEQYVGGDVITSYKRYSI from the coding sequence ATGGTTACTCTCGAACTCATCAAGCAACTCAGAGACGCAACTGGTGTCTCTATCACTGAATGTAAAAAAGCACTCGAAGAAACAGGCGGTAATATCGATGCTGCTATCGATGAACTCCGCAAAAAAGGTATCGCAAAAGCGGGAAAACGAGCTGATAATGCAACTCACGAAGGTCGTATCATCATCCGTACAGAAGGTAACAAAGCATACATCGCTTCTCTCACCTGTGAGACAGACTTTGTCGCACGAACTGACAACTTCACTGGATTTATCAACGAACTCCTCGACGCTCTCGTCAAAGCTGGCTCTGTAGAAGCTGCAAAAGAAGCATTCACACCTCGTATGTCTGATATTATTCAGCAAACAGGAGAAAATGTCGTCTTCGGACCACTCGATATCGTCGAAGCACCTGTCATCGGAACCTATGTTCACTCAAACAGCAAAGTAGCTGCTATCGTCACAGCACAAGCTGGGACAGATGAGGAAAAAGTACGACAAGTCGCTATGCATACCGTCGCAACCAACCCAAACGCTCTCCGTGTCTCTGACTTCCCTGCTGATGTCATCGCTCACGAGCGAGAAGTCCAACTCGATATGATGAAACAGGATCCAAAAAACGCTGGGAAGCCAGAAGATATCCTCGCTCATATCATCGAAGGAAAGATGAAGAAATTCGTCGAAGAAGGCACGCTCATGACACAGCCATTCGTTGTAAATCCAGAGGTGACTATCGAGCAATATGTCGGTGGTGATGTCATCACTAGCTACAAGAGATACTCTATCTAA
- a CDS encoding AAA family ATPase yields the protein MQISLYHFKNHTEKTFTVGDGIQMLVGENGAGKSTFCEAMMVALNAENPHHTNWSEKSSFGTTDWSIRLQTDEESHAVIYDSTTKTPKWYYREASIPRKKYNASLPSCAIWIQSDHLRVISGEPGERRGFLDDMLSSADMHYAHLLKNYRTAISQRNKVLQNIQEGLMQKKDLASWNTLLAQSAVPLILQRRQMFDWISHLTDESLHLPGPTRVVLIERHPLQEVTVDNFLKLLKEYEDRDCIVGKTTVGPQLDDIEFSVSIDQTWKPARYTLSRGENKTLLLSFIKKIGMYIQHQSGKVPLFLLDDVLSELDEVHIGTLLKLFEGTTTIITTQPNHTGTSTEGLRRIEW from the coding sequence ATGCAAATATCTCTCTATCATTTCAAAAATCATACAGAAAAGACTTTTACAGTATGAGACGGTATTCAGATGCTCGTCTGAGAAAACGGCGCAGGAAAATCAACCTTTTGCGAAGCTATGATGGTAGCACTCAATGCCGAAAATCCTCATCATACCAATTGGTCAGAAAAATCGAGCTTTGGGACAACTGACTGGTCGATCAGATTGCAAACTGATGAAGAATCTCATGCTGTCATCTATGATAGCACGACTAAAACGCCAAAATGGTATTATCGAGAAGCCAGTATCCCTCGCAAAAAATACAATGCTTCCCTTCCTTCTTGTGCGATATGGATACAAAGTGACCATCTCCGAGTTATTTCGTGAGAACCAGGCGAGAGAAGATGATTTCTCGACGATATGCTCTCGTCAGCTGATATGCATTATGCACATCTTCTGAAGAATTATCGAACGGCTATCTCTCAGAGAAATAAAGTGTTACAAAATATCCAAGAATGATTGATGCAAAAAAAAGATCTCGCATCCTGGAATACGCTTCTTGCCCAAAGTGCTGTACCATTGATTCTCCAAAGACGACAAATGTTTGACTGGATATCCCACCTCACGGATGAATCACTACATCTTCCTGGACCAACACGAGTAGTATTGATTGAGAGACATCCACTGCAAGAAGTCACTGTGGATAATTTTTTGAAATTGCTCAAAGAGTATGAAGATCGAGATTGTATCGTCGGGAAAACTACCGTCTGACCGCAACTCGATGATATCGAGTTTAGCGTCTCGATAGACCAAACCTGGAAACCAGCGAGATATACACTGTCCCGCGGAGAAAACAAGACCCTCCTTCTTTCCTTTATTAAAAAGATAGGAATGTATATCCAGCATCAGTCTGGAAAAGTACCCCTCTTTCTCCTCGATGATGTCCTCTCTGAGCTCGATGAAGTACATATTGGAACTCTCTTAAAACTCTTTGAAGGTACTACGACTATTATCACGACACAGCCAAATCATACGGGCACATCAACTGAATGACTGAGGAGGATTGAGTGGTAA